One Faecalicatena sp. Marseille-Q4148 DNA window includes the following coding sequences:
- a CDS encoding helix-turn-helix domain-containing protein has protein sequence MDLIKIGKYIAGKRKALGLTQKELAEKLGMSDKSVSKWECGVSQTKGY, from the coding sequence ATGGATTTGATAAAAATTGGAAAATATATTGCAGGAAAAAGAAAAGCATTAGGATTGACACAAAAAGAGTTAGCTGAAAAGTTGGGAATGAGTGATAAGTCTGTTTCAAAATGGGAATGTGGAGTTTCCCAAACAAAAGGATATTAA
- a CDS encoding kinase to dihydroxyacetone kinase → MLEFKYDTQLLIEGENLDEDKISEYFTNNFNGDCLLAVGDEELIKIHFHTNEPWKVLEYCSQLGEIYDIVIEDMDRQAKGLKG, encoded by the coding sequence ATGTTAGAATTTAAATATGATACTCAACTTTTAATAGAAGGCGAAAATCTTGACGAAGATAAAATTAGCGAATATTTCACAAACAATTTTAACGGAGATTGTTTGTTAGCAGTTGGAGATGAAGAACTTATAAAAATTCATTTTCATACAAACGAACCATGGAAAGTATTAGAATACTGTTCACAGCTTGGAGAAATTTACGACATTGTTATTGAGGATATGGACAGGCAAGCGAAAGGTTTAAAAGGCTAA
- a CDS encoding ABC transporter ATP-binding protein yields MNSFQFIMQYVKKFRIQYIVGIITLFVVDFANLFIPKMTGTITDGLTARTMGWDGVKSCLLTLFLLGLTLAVGRFLWRYFLFGSARAIERELRNEMFRHLEEMSVEYYNEHKTGDLMTRFTSDLNAVRMSIGPAVICVFDAVVMTIMVICQMMLYVDVKLTLIAIIPMFLICVGEIYYGKVMHRRFRKRQEAVSDLTDFVQESFSGVRVVKAFVQEKAQRYAFAKENKNTMERNLDVVRLQSVIMPLLDVIIGLSTLAALLYGGYLALAGDITLGRFVAFNQYINMLVWPMLACGDAINMFSQGAASIKRIQEVLEEKPEIFDREDAEDIEKIKGDIRFCDLTFIHRGHSEPTLRHISLDVPAGTTLAVIGRTGNGKSTLVNLLLHLYNTKPGMILIDGKDINAISLKTLRENIAYVPQDNFLFSDTLKSNIAFGAEEEDMDAIVRATESACIHENIVAFPDGYETIVGERGVTLSGGQKQRSSIARALMKDAPILILDDALSAVDTKTEEHILTNLRKNRAGKTTILIAHRISTIQNADIIMVLEDGEAKEIGNHAELMARKGIYHDMFEKQQLEAAKGGEIS; encoded by the coding sequence ATGAATTCGTTTCAATTTATTATGCAGTATGTGAAGAAATTCCGCATTCAGTACATCGTCGGAATTATTACGTTATTTGTCGTAGATTTTGCGAATCTGTTCATTCCGAAAATGACCGGTACGATCACAGACGGCCTGACTGCAAGGACAATGGGGTGGGATGGTGTAAAGTCATGTTTGCTGACGCTGTTTTTGCTCGGACTGACACTGGCAGTCGGCAGATTTTTGTGGCGCTATTTTCTCTTCGGATCGGCAAGAGCGATTGAACGGGAACTGCGAAATGAAATGTTCCGGCATCTGGAAGAGATGAGCGTAGAGTATTACAACGAGCATAAAACAGGAGATCTGATGACACGTTTTACAAGTGATCTGAACGCGGTGCGTATGTCCATCGGGCCGGCGGTTATCTGTGTGTTTGATGCAGTTGTAATGACGATCATGGTTATTTGTCAGATGATGCTTTATGTCGATGTAAAGCTGACACTCATTGCAATCATTCCCATGTTTCTTATCTGTGTCGGGGAAATCTATTACGGAAAAGTGATGCACAGGCGTTTTCGCAAGCGCCAGGAAGCAGTGTCGGATTTGACGGATTTTGTGCAGGAAAGCTTTTCCGGAGTCAGAGTTGTCAAGGCGTTCGTGCAGGAAAAAGCACAGCGGTACGCATTTGCAAAAGAAAATAAAAATACAATGGAGCGCAATCTTGATGTAGTGCGTCTTCAGTCAGTAATCATGCCGCTTCTTGATGTTATCATTGGCCTGTCAACACTGGCTGCACTTTTATACGGTGGTTATCTGGCGCTTGCCGGAGATATTACGCTCGGACGCTTTGTTGCATTTAACCAGTATATTAATATGCTTGTCTGGCCGATGCTTGCCTGCGGAGATGCAATTAACATGTTCTCACAGGGAGCAGCGTCCATTAAGCGTATCCAGGAAGTCCTGGAAGAAAAGCCGGAGATCTTTGACCGTGAGGACGCGGAAGATATTGAGAAAATAAAAGGCGATATCAGATTTTGTGATCTGACATTCATCCACCGCGGACATAGCGAGCCGACACTCAGGCATATTTCTCTTGATGTACCTGCCGGAACAACGCTTGCGGTCATCGGGCGTACCGGAAATGGAAAGTCAACACTTGTGAATCTGCTTCTGCACCTCTACAATACGAAGCCGGGTATGATTTTGATCGATGGGAAAGATATTAATGCTATTTCTTTAAAAACGCTTCGGGAAAATATTGCGTATGTGCCTCAGGATAATTTTCTGTTTTCAGATACGCTGAAATCCAACATTGCATTTGGAGCAGAAGAGGAAGATATGGATGCAATCGTGCGGGCAACGGAATCTGCCTGCATTCACGAAAATATTGTTGCATTTCCGGATGGATATGAAACGATTGTCGGAGAGCGCGGTGTAACACTATCCGGCGGACAAAAACAGCGAAGCTCAATTGCGCGTGCCCTTATGAAAGATGCGCCAATCTTAATTTTGGATGATGCGCTGTCAGCAGTTGATACGAAAACAGAAGAACATATTTTAACAAATCTCAGAAAAAACCGTGCAGGTAAGACAACCATTCTGATCGCACACCGCATTTCGACAATCCAGAACGCGGATATTATTATGGTGCTGGAAGACGGGGAAGCGAAAGAAATCGGAAACCATGCTGAGCTGATGGCGCGGAAGGGGATTTATCATGATATGTTTGAAAAGCAGCAGCTTGAGGCAGCAAAGGGAGGTGAGATCTCATGA
- the trpS gene encoding tryptophan--tRNA ligase: MNKIILTGDRPTGRLHLGHYVSTLKRRVTLQNSGQYDKVLIMIADAQALTDNFDNPEKIRQSIIEVALDYLSVGLDPSISTLLIQSQIPELTELTFYYMNLVNTARLYRNPTVKAEMQSKHFEANLPAGFLCYPISQAADITAFKATTVPVGEDQLPMIEQTREIVRKFNSIYKDILVEPEALLPQKKVCRRLPGTDGTAKMSKSLGNCIYLADTPDEIRKKVMGMFTDPLHIQVSDPGHIEGNTVFTYLDAFCEDRHFAQYLPDYACLDELKAHYQRGGLGDVKLKKFLNEILQEELEPVRKRRAIYEKDISAVYEILKEGSEQARAIAAETLDEVKDAMKINYFADAALIESHRHKYEDETPA, encoded by the coding sequence ATGAACAAAATTATTTTAACGGGAGACAGACCAACCGGCAGACTGCATCTTGGACATTATGTCAGTACACTAAAACGACGGGTAACACTGCAAAATTCAGGTCAATATGATAAAGTCCTGATTATGATTGCAGATGCACAGGCACTCACAGACAATTTCGACAATCCGGAAAAGATCCGACAGAGCATCATCGAGGTAGCTCTTGATTATCTGTCGGTAGGACTTGATCCGTCCATTTCAACTCTGCTGATCCAGTCGCAGATTCCTGAACTTACAGAACTTACTTTCTATTATATGAATCTGGTGAATACAGCAAGACTCTACAGAAACCCCACCGTCAAAGCAGAGATGCAGTCAAAACACTTTGAAGCAAATCTTCCGGCAGGCTTTCTCTGTTATCCAATCAGCCAGGCTGCAGATATTACCGCATTTAAAGCAACAACAGTTCCTGTCGGCGAAGATCAGCTTCCGATGATTGAACAGACACGGGAAATCGTCCGAAAATTCAATTCTATCTACAAGGATATTTTAGTGGAACCGGAAGCATTACTTCCGCAAAAGAAAGTCTGTCGGCGGCTGCCGGGGACAGATGGAACGGCAAAAATGAGTAAATCTCTCGGAAACTGTATTTATCTGGCGGATACGCCTGATGAAATCCGGAAAAAAGTTATGGGAATGTTTACCGATCCCCTTCATATCCAGGTTTCAGATCCGGGACATATCGAAGGAAATACTGTATTTACCTATCTTGACGCCTTTTGCGAAGACCGCCATTTCGCACAATATTTACCGGATTATGCCTGTCTGGACGAATTAAAGGCACACTATCAGAGAGGTGGACTCGGGGATGTAAAATTAAAAAAATTTCTCAATGAGATTCTTCAGGAAGAACTGGAGCCTGTCCGCAAAAGACGGGCAATATACGAAAAGGACATTTCTGCCGTTTATGAAATACTAAAAGAAGGAAGTGAGCAGGCGCGCGCCATTGCAGCAGAGACACTTGATGAAGTGAAAGATGCAATGAAGATCAATTATTTTGCCGATGCAGCTCTGATTGAATCACACCGACACAAATACGAGGACGAAACTCCGGCATAA
- a CDS encoding C39 family peptidase: MKRRKEKRERRKQLVRNVFCAFMGVFFIIVGAAMRNDNMRYQEGDSKEEILFNALSEGEKMKVKKKRAVTCILQNPELPTGCEATAGTMLLKAYGYEADKMDVAGAMKRLPLTERDGRLYGGHPDEVFVGDPEEVSSYGAFPNVLAEAMQQVIDREGARHNAVPLYHKSEEELLELVDTGIPVCIWSSSKNLEIEHRRGWYLIRDGVYTEDYFEWPSNEHVLVLVDYDEDEVTVCDPQEGVVRYPRESFFRHYRQVGEYALILKEK; encoded by the coding sequence ATGAAACGGCGGAAGGAAAAACGGGAACGCAGAAAACAACTAGTAAGAAATGTTTTCTGTGCCTTTATGGGAGTATTTTTTATAATAGTAGGAGCTGCAATGCGAAACGACAATATGCGGTATCAGGAAGGTGATTCCAAAGAAGAAATCTTATTTAATGCACTTTCAGAAGGGGAGAAAATGAAAGTGAAAAAGAAGCGTGCAGTGACATGCATCTTGCAGAACCCGGAGCTCCCGACAGGGTGTGAGGCAACTGCGGGAACAATGCTTCTTAAGGCATATGGGTATGAGGCGGATAAGATGGATGTGGCTGGAGCCATGAAACGTCTGCCGCTTACAGAGCGAGACGGGCGGCTCTATGGAGGACATCCGGATGAGGTGTTTGTCGGTGATCCGGAAGAGGTTTCGAGTTATGGAGCATTTCCGAATGTGTTGGCAGAAGCGATGCAGCAGGTGATTGACAGAGAAGGCGCAAGGCATAACGCAGTGCCGCTCTATCACAAATCAGAAGAAGAGCTTCTGGAGCTTGTAGATACGGGCATTCCGGTCTGTATTTGGTCTTCCAGCAAAAACTTAGAAATTGAGCACAGAAGAGGCTGGTATCTTATTCGAGACGGTGTCTATACGGAGGATTATTTCGAGTGGCCGTCGAATGAACATGTGCTTGTCCTTGTCGATTATGACGAAGACGAAGTGACAGTGTGCGACCCGCAGGAGGGGGTTGTCAGATATCCGCGGGAATCGTTCTTCCGGCATTACAGGCAGGTAGGGGAGTACGCGCTTATTCTGAAAGAAAAATAA
- a CDS encoding ABC transporter ATP-binding protein, producing the protein MKRLLSYLKPHKWVMMIATILVLGIIVVELYRPIIIGDAIDDYINGYYHPYIEAEKTDEDAVSYHGIYLERYNGKPKSDGKYYQIFLYHDKYYMAEEINADECRELKEGENSVLKTYVDAGAPLLLHDELTELRQSDFHGILLAAGVYLLMLALGFVLNAVDTWMLQKMGQNIIYKMREEVFAHIHSLSLNFFNTTPVGKLVTRVSNDTEAINELFSTILVKLFKNIVKIIGYAVVMLSIDVRMAGISFLLLPLVTVLTFVFRFLSRKAYQITRNKITELNTFLSEHISGMKLIQIFAREEERYRKFEKKSYELYRANWRETMTFAVFRPSIYLVSIAAMVIVIGTGSRSVLDGTLSLGTLFIFITYISSFFEPIQELAEQFGTLQSALASAEKIFAILDEKPEIVNPPQPKPIDIKGKIEFRHVWFAYEKDDYILKDVSFVIEPGQKTAFVGATGAGKTSILNLIGRYFDIQKGQILLDGVDIREIDTDVLRGAIGQVQQDVFIFTGDIKGNITLNNDKISLEEVKAAARTVNADSFIEKLPGGYDEPVTERGSTFSAGQRQLLSFARTLAYDPKILVLDEATANIDTETESLITDALSRLMNGRTTIMVAHRLSTIQHADQIIVMHKGQIQESGTHQELLKKGGMYKNLYDLQIV; encoded by the coding sequence ATGAAACGTTTATTATCTTATCTGAAACCGCATAAATGGGTCATGATGATCGCGACAATCCTTGTTCTTGGAATTATTGTTGTGGAATTGTACCGTCCGATTATTATTGGCGATGCAATTGATGATTATATTAATGGATATTATCATCCGTATATAGAGGCCGAAAAGACAGATGAAGATGCGGTGTCTTATCACGGTATCTATCTGGAACGATATAATGGAAAACCGAAAAGTGACGGGAAGTATTATCAGATTTTTCTATATCACGACAAATACTATATGGCAGAAGAAATCAATGCAGATGAATGCCGCGAGTTAAAAGAAGGAGAAAATAGCGTGCTGAAGACATATGTGGATGCAGGCGCACCGCTCCTTTTGCACGATGAGCTGACAGAACTTAGGCAAAGTGATTTTCATGGGATTCTTCTTGCGGCAGGCGTTTATCTTCTGATGCTGGCGCTTGGGTTTGTATTAAATGCGGTAGATACATGGATGCTCCAGAAAATGGGACAGAATATTATTTACAAGATGAGAGAAGAAGTATTCGCTCATATTCATAGTTTGTCGCTGAATTTCTTTAATACAACTCCGGTCGGAAAACTTGTCACGCGTGTTTCAAACGATACCGAAGCAATCAACGAGCTGTTTTCGACGATCCTTGTGAAGCTGTTTAAAAATATTGTGAAGATTATCGGCTATGCCGTTGTCATGCTTTCGATTGATGTGCGGATGGCGGGAATCTCATTTCTGCTTTTACCGCTTGTTACGGTGCTTACGTTTGTATTCCGATTTTTGTCAAGAAAGGCATACCAGATTACAAGAAATAAAATTACAGAACTGAATACATTTCTGTCAGAGCATATTTCCGGTATGAAGCTGATCCAGATTTTCGCGAGGGAAGAAGAACGATATCGGAAGTTTGAAAAGAAATCGTATGAGCTGTACCGGGCAAACTGGCGTGAGACGATGACATTTGCTGTATTTCGGCCATCGATCTATCTTGTATCAATCGCGGCAATGGTAATCGTGATTGGAACCGGAAGCAGGTCAGTGCTTGACGGAACACTGTCACTTGGTACATTATTTATTTTCATTACCTATATCAGTTCCTTCTTTGAACCGATACAGGAGCTGGCAGAGCAGTTTGGTACGCTTCAGTCTGCCCTTGCTTCTGCGGAGAAGATTTTTGCAATTCTCGATGAAAAGCCGGAGATTGTGAATCCGCCACAGCCAAAACCAATCGATATCAAGGGAAAGATTGAGTTTCGTCATGTGTGGTTTGCATATGAGAAGGATGATTATATCCTAAAAGATGTAAGCTTCGTGATCGAGCCTGGACAAAAAACGGCATTTGTCGGGGCGACAGGCGCCGGAAAGACATCAATCCTTAATCTGATCGGAAGGTATTTTGATATTCAGAAAGGACAGATTCTTCTGGACGGCGTTGACATTCGGGAGATTGACACAGATGTGCTGAGAGGAGCTATCGGACAGGTGCAGCAGGATGTATTTATTTTTACCGGAGATATTAAGGGAAATATTACGCTGAACAATGACAAGATATCGTTGGAAGAAGTAAAAGCGGCAGCCAGAACAGTAAATGCCGATTCCTTTATCGAAAAACTTCCGGGCGGTTATGATGAACCGGTAACGGAGCGGGGAAGTACCTTTTCAGCCGGACAGCGGCAGCTTTTGTCTTTTGCGAGAACGCTTGCCTATGATCCGAAAATCCTTGTACTGGATGAAGCGACAGCGAATATTGATACGGAAACAGAGAGTTTGATTACAGATGCACTTTCCAGACTGATGAATGGCCGTACAACAATTATGGTTGCACATCGTTTGTCAACGATACAGCACGCAGATCAGATTATTGTTATGCATAAAGGACAGATCCAGGAATCGGGAACACATCAGGAGTTGTTGAAAAAGGGCGGTATGTATAAAAATCTGTATGATCTTCAGATTGTGTAG